One stretch of Marinobacterium iners DNA includes these proteins:
- a CDS encoding recombinase family protein, with translation MKKAYLYSRVSKEKQAKFGKGLLRQTELAKEFLAQYPEYEIADIFEDAGTSAFYPKNVKKDAGLGGFLQVVREGKIEPDSLLVVEAVDRISRLGIRKGQKIFDELRDHKINVAIVKFNLVLWWWEDNDLANSIQITSGLYLGRLESEQKSKRILKTFEFYLDETRKRKRLFKKGVKPTWLELNEDESGFICPPENRAIIEHIFKMKLHDKLGVRRIVHYLNREGIKPFSDSEVWTYTAVSNLLRNIAVCGIYQPVTRAREEHARNDPELLEQIESGMRIDIPNGEPIDNYYPQIIDLDTFHATQGTFQKRASTVKLKGRKGSFKNLFRHLTFCRKCGSVYNIKAKYLCCMNPKHPCTNSYIIYDKFEEKILTYFKSKEFLEDIQNIDEKPSEVNNLKNKANNLKQIQKNLEIALETAKDIGFISRTVERINQIAEEIEDINLQIAEDTNRLNRVRIFNIDNSFNLDDPLNREKFNLIIRNEIEYIQFYNKYIFIRIKDADYEIVTHEYLPDLLLKKYDNPHANGLERSPARRPVDLDNIHITNTDKFLEKYKRVIDTRITKYIFQRQIDEGLTRKQTTRLLTKQDLSLSLEEIDDIRKTMNSDKMAELTRKELEQQKAS, from the coding sequence ATGAAAAAAGCGTATTTATACAGTCGTGTATCAAAAGAGAAACAGGCGAAGTTCGGTAAGGGTCTTCTGCGACAGACCGAGCTTGCCAAAGAATTCTTGGCTCAATACCCCGAATATGAGATTGCTGACATTTTCGAGGATGCCGGAACTTCAGCATTCTATCCGAAGAATGTGAAGAAAGATGCTGGTCTAGGTGGATTCCTTCAGGTTGTCAGGGAAGGAAAGATTGAACCCGATTCCCTTCTTGTTGTTGAGGCAGTAGACCGAATCTCACGATTAGGTATCAGAAAAGGTCAGAAAATTTTTGACGAGCTGCGTGATCACAAAATCAACGTTGCTATTGTGAAATTCAATCTGGTGCTCTGGTGGTGGGAAGACAACGACCTTGCCAACTCTATCCAGATCACATCTGGCCTATACCTTGGCCGCTTGGAGTCAGAGCAAAAGAGTAAACGAATACTCAAGACATTTGAGTTCTACTTAGATGAAACACGGAAAAGAAAACGACTCTTTAAGAAAGGTGTGAAGCCTACTTGGTTGGAGCTTAATGAAGACGAATCCGGCTTTATCTGCCCTCCTGAAAATAGAGCCATTATTGAACATATCTTTAAGATGAAGCTCCATGACAAGCTTGGAGTCAGGAGAATTGTTCATTACCTCAATCGAGAAGGTATCAAGCCGTTCAGTGATAGTGAAGTCTGGACATATACTGCCGTAAGCAATCTTCTAAGAAATATTGCTGTTTGTGGAATATATCAGCCTGTCACCAGAGCGAGAGAAGAACATGCGAGGAATGACCCTGAGTTATTGGAACAAATCGAATCAGGAATGAGGATTGATATACCTAATGGAGAACCTATTGATAATTACTATCCTCAAATAATTGATTTAGACACATTTCATGCCACTCAAGGCACATTCCAGAAACGAGCTTCTACTGTAAAGCTGAAAGGAAGGAAAGGTTCATTTAAGAATCTATTCAGACATCTAACCTTCTGCCGCAAATGCGGAAGCGTATATAATATAAAGGCTAAATATTTGTGCTGCATGAATCCCAAGCATCCATGCACCAACAGCTATATCATATATGATAAGTTTGAAGAGAAGATTCTGACATACTTCAAATCTAAAGAGTTTCTTGAAGACATTCAGAACATAGATGAAAAGCCTTCTGAAGTTAACAATCTAAAAAACAAAGCGAACAACTTAAAGCAGATACAGAAGAATCTGGAGATTGCTCTTGAAACAGCAAAAGACATTGGCTTCATATCAAGAACAGTTGAGCGAATAAACCAGATTGCAGAAGAAATAGAAGATATAAATCTACAAATAGCAGAAGATACTAACCGCCTGAATCGAGTGAGAATCTTCAATATTGATAATTCGTTCAATCTTGACGACCCACTGAATAGAGAAAAATTTAATCTTATAATTAGAAACGAGATTGAATACATTCAATTCTATAACAAATATATATTCATTCGTATTAAAGATGCTGATTATGAGATTGTTACACATGAATACTTACCAGATCTATTGCTGAAAAAGTATGACAATCCTCATGCAAATGGATTAGAAAGAAGTCCTGCAAGAAGACCTGTTGATCTAGATAATATTCATATTACAAATACGGATAAATTTTTAGAAAAATATAAAAGGGTTATTGATACAAGAATCACAAAGTATATCTTTCAACGACAGATTGATGAAGGATTAACAAGGAAGCAGACAACACGACTGCTAACCAAACAAGACCTATCACTTTCATTAGAAGAAATTGATGACATTAGAAAAACAATGAATTCAG